One window of Mycoplasma cottewii genomic DNA carries:
- a CDS encoding glycoside hydrolase family 13 protein — MNKIEWSSILHIQKSNMAYCYDENTIHLLLKTKKDDLAHAKVYYQDPFNWGNNLKEVEMRKVGSSDIHDFWFVEIYPEHKRLAYFFELTGVHGDKCLLNQNGVHDFSEFHWIKNDSQFKFPWMNKEDVYKAPDWVKDTIWYQIFPERFANGNPEINPPNTLKWASVNPQSDSFFGGDLQGIIDHLDHLVELGVNGLYLCPIFKARSNHKYDTLDYFEIDPNFGDKETFKKLVDECHKRGIKVMLDAVFNHVSYWHPFWQDVVENQEKSKYKDWFHIKRFPVPKMHLEWQNVDHLNLSYHTFSFIGDMPKLNTGNPEVRKYLLDVGKYWVENFDIDGWRLDAPNEVDHSFWREFRIELNKIKKIYILGEIWYDSNPWLFGDQFDGVTNYVLTGPVVGFSVGHMSPEHFKNRIVKFLTMYQANVIPNMLNCMDSHDTPRLLNSCGHNVDRFKLAFSILFTLSGAPSIYYGSEIGLDGEHDPGNRKCMIWDKSKWNMNIFDHMKKLCQVRKEHPVLGSYGLLEFGVTDNEKQYVEYFKFDKDNKYVVMINNSDKELNIDHLDLENKVELLTDEVQTSNVVNLKPISMKIFKIK, encoded by the coding sequence ATGAATAAAATCGAATGATCATCAATATTACATATTCAAAAATCGAATATGGCATATTGTTATGATGAAAATACTATTCACTTACTTTTAAAGACTAAAAAAGATGACTTAGCTCATGCTAAAGTTTATTATCAAGATCCTTTTAATTGAGGAAATAATTTAAAAGAAGTAGAAATGAGAAAAGTTGGTAGTTCTGATATTCATGATTTTTGATTTGTTGAAATTTATCCTGAACACAAAAGATTAGCTTACTTTTTCGAATTAACTGGAGTTCATGGAGATAAATGTTTATTAAATCAAAACGGAGTTCATGATTTTAGTGAATTCCACTGAATTAAAAACGATTCTCAATTTAAATTCCCTTGAATGAATAAAGAAGATGTTTATAAAGCACCTGATTGAGTTAAAGATACTATTTGATATCAAATTTTTCCTGAAAGATTTGCAAATGGTAATCCAGAAATAAATCCACCTAACACATTAAAATGAGCAAGTGTTAATCCTCAATCAGATAGTTTCTTTGGTGGAGATTTACAAGGAATTATCGATCATTTAGATCACTTAGTTGAATTAGGAGTTAATGGATTATATCTATGTCCTATATTTAAAGCTAGATCAAATCATAAATATGACACACTTGATTATTTTGAAATTGATCCTAACTTTGGTGATAAAGAGACATTTAAAAAACTAGTTGATGAATGTCATAAACGCGGAATTAAAGTTATGCTAGATGCTGTGTTTAATCACGTTAGTTATTGACATCCTTTCTGACAAGATGTAGTAGAAAATCAAGAAAAATCAAAATACAAAGATTGATTCCACATTAAAAGATTTCCTGTACCAAAAATGCATTTAGAATGACAAAACGTTGATCACTTAAACTTAAGTTATCACACATTCTCATTTATTGGTGATATGCCAAAATTAAATACAGGAAATCCTGAAGTTAGAAAATATCTTTTAGATGTTGGTAAGTATTGAGTTGAAAACTTTGACATTGATGGTTGAAGATTAGACGCTCCAAACGAAGTTGATCACAGTTTCTGAAGAGAATTTAGAATCGAATTAAACAAAATTAAAAAAATCTATATTCTAGGAGAAATTTGATACGATTCAAATCCTTGATTATTTGGTGATCAATTTGACGGAGTAACTAACTATGTATTAACTGGTCCTGTAGTTGGATTTTCTGTTGGACATATGAGTCCAGAACACTTTAAAAACAGAATAGTTAAATTCTTAACTATGTATCAAGCAAATGTAATTCCTAACATGTTAAACTGTATGGATAGTCATGACACTCCAAGATTATTAAACTCTTGTGGTCATAATGTTGATAGATTTAAATTAGCATTCTCAATCCTATTTACATTAAGTGGAGCTCCAAGTATTTATTATGGTAGTGAAATCGGACTTGATGGAGAACATGATCCTGGGAACAGAAAATGTATGATTTGAGATAAATCAAAATGAAACATGAACATCTTTGATCATATGAAAAAACTATGTCAAGTTAGAAAAGAACACCCTGTATTAGGATCATATGGATTATTAGAATTTGGTGTAACTGACAACGAAAAACAATATGTTGAATACTTTAAATTTGATAAAGACAATAAATATGTTGTAATGATTAATAATTCAGATAAAGAATTAAATATTGATCATTTAGATTTAGAAAACAAAGTTGAGCTACTTACTGATGAAGTTCAAACAAGTAATGTAGTTAATTTAAAACCAATTTCTATGAAAATCTTTAAGATAAAATAA
- a CDS encoding winged helix-turn-helix domain-containing protein → MFTILDNKSYAQIKKRILDIFAKDPKRSYLSIAKQFNKSVSTIKRYKKEYLDFINTGKEIVLSHKNVNNKNAQKYNDETIYNLGEIYQSEMKITGGENNNGSCSFLTLKNYHSCLKEKFGYEISYSNLDKRLIKQGFASAYCKRTTRKEVKR, encoded by the coding sequence ATGTTTACTATTTTAGACAATAAGTCATATGCACAAATTAAAAAACGTATATTAGATATCTTTGCAAAAGATCCTAAAAGATCATATTTATCAATAGCAAAGCAATTTAATAAATCTGTTTCTACTATAAAAAGATATAAGAAAGAATATCTTGATTTTATAAACACTGGAAAGGAGATAGTCCTTTCTCATAAGAATGTAAATAACAAGAATGCACAAAAATATAATGATGAAACAATATACAACTTAGGTGAAATTTATCAAAGTGAAATGAAAATAACAGGAGGAGAGAACAATAATGGTAGTTGTTCATTTTTGACGTTGAAAAATTATCACAGTTGTTTAAAAGAAAAATTTGGTTATGAGATTTCATATTCAAATTTAGATAAAAGATTAATAAAACAAGGTTTTGCTAGTGCATACTGCAAAAGAACAACAAGAAAAGAAGTTAAAAGATAA